A section of the Pochonia chlamydosporia 170 chromosome 2, whole genome shotgun sequence genome encodes:
- a CDS encoding uridylate kinase (similar to Metarhizium acridum CQMa 102 XP_007807398.1) — MASRIPLSWRLAGRRATSRPVPVSASVPLVAGRASSTPAPLSWSSTARTAFRTGKQHQQQHRFYSSQGGSSGNKDKVKFWPFIAVIAIGSAGYVALVNRRADMSRTTDSQTQGQLPPPAKSSPTFSPSDITVLFVLGGPGAGKGTQCANLVKQYGFTHLSAGDLLRAEQERPGSQFGDLIRDYIKNGLIVPMEVTIQLLENAMTESLQKNGNATKGRFLIDGFPRKLDQAHKFEESVCPAKMVLFFDCPEKVMEERLLERGKTSGRADDNAESIRKRFRTFVETSMPVVEYYEKQGKVVKIDATPTPDKVFAKTQTCLTEKLGREF; from the exons ATGGCCTCACGCATACCCCTCTCGTGGCGCCTGGCAGGCAGACGTGCCACCAGCAGACCCGTTCCtgtttctgcttctgttCCTCTGGTTGCGGGCCGTGCCTCCTCGACTCCTGCGCCTTTATCTTGGTCGTCGACCGCGCGCACTGCTTTCCGTACCGGCaagcaacatcaacagcagcaccggTTTTACTCGTCACAGGGTGGCTCGAGCGGAAACAAggacaaagtcaagttttGGCCCTTTATCGCCGTCATTGCCATTGGTTCAGCCGGATACGTTGCCTTGGTAAACCGCCGCGCAG ACATGTCCCGTACAACCGACTCCCAAACCCAGGGCCAGCTCCCCCCGCCCGCCAAATCCTCACCGACCTTCTCCCCCTCCGACATCACAGTCCTCTTTGTGCTCGGCGGCCCCGGCGCCGGCAAGGGCACGCAATGCGCCAACCTCGTCAAGCAATATGGCTTCACGCACCTCTCCGCCGGTGACCTGCTCCGCGCCGAGCAAGAGCGCCCGGGCTCCCAGTTCGGCGACCTCATCCGCGACTACATCAAGAACGGGCTCATCGTCCCCATGGAAGTCACCATCCAGCTGCTCGAAAACGCCATGACCGAGTCCCTCCAGAAGAACGGCAACGCCACCAAGGGCCGCTTCCTAATTGACGGCTTCCCCCGCAAGCTGGACCAGGCGCACAAGTTTGAGGAGTCGGTGTGCCCCGCCAAGATggtcctcttcttcgactgTCCCGAGAAGGTCATGGAGGAGCGTCTGCTCGAGCGTGGCAAGACGAGCGGTCGTGCTgatgacaatgccgagaGCATTCGCAAGCGCTTCCGCACCTTTGTCGAGACGAGCATGCCTGTGGTGGAGTACTACGAGAAGCAGGGCAAGGTGGTTAAGATTGATGCTACGCCTACCCCGGATAAGGTGTTTGCCAAGACACAGACGTGTTTGACCGAGAAGCTGGGTAGGGAGTTTTAA
- a CDS encoding FAD-binding protein (similar to Glarea lozoyensis ATCC 20868 XP_008086315.1), with the protein MRASAFLAAALATAAATNKCCEQIHHVLPQKTSFPTSSTYNATEAAYFSLQESDLKPSCIIHPTTTQDVSLAMAIISKNPQCLFAIKGRGHTPAAGFANVQGGVTIDMTGLSAISVSADHSIAHVGAGASWLGVYKFLKPLNLAVAGGRNGNVGVGGLLLGGGISHFTTRVGWACDNVVNYEVVLSGGQIIQANASSHPDLYQALRGGSNNFGIVTRFDLKAFSQGNISVTSLVNDISYVAPVFEAFTDIVTSTPFDKDTSLVTGLLFNSTSKAWTLTNSAVYAKADTNPAVFKNLSAIPSVSHKNQITTLAQFADEKATPPLNWVFSTATFKPSSQFMVELFDILNTTLYGFNPAGGVVWSVALEPLAGDMLSTGSTLGMKATERGYSKSIRS; encoded by the exons ATGAGGGCTTCGGCGTTTCTAGCCGCTGCGTTGGCAACCGCCGCCGCAACCAACAAATGT TGCGAGCAAATACATCATGTCCTCCCCCAAAAGACAAGTTTCCCAACCTCCTCGACCTACAACGCCACCGAAGCAGCATACTTCTCCCTCCAGGAATCGGACCTCAAGCCATCATGCATAATCcatcccaccaccacacaaGACGTCTCActcgccatggccatcatctccaagaacCCGCAGTGTCTCTTCGCCATCAAAGGTCGGGGACACACCCCCGCCGCTGGGTTTGCCAACGTCCAAGGCGGAGTGACCATTGACATGACAGGTCTGTCTGCCATTTCCGTATCCGCAGATCACTCAATCGCCCACGTAGGAGCAGGCGCCTCCTGGCTAGGCGTATATAAATTCCTCAAGCCGTTGAACCTGGCCGTTGCGGGTGGCAGAAACGGCAACGTTGGTGTGGGAGGGTTATTGCTGGGCGGTGGTATTTCCCACTTCACAACCCGCGTTGGCTGGGCTTGcgacaatgtcgtcaactATGAA GTCGTTCTCTCCGGTGGTCAAATTATCCAGGCAAACGCATCTTCACACCCGGACTTATACCAAGCCCTCCGaggcggcagcaacaacttCGGCATCGTAACACGCTTCGATCTCAAAGCCTTCTCGCAGGGCAACATATCCGTAACAAGTCTCGTCAACGACATTTCTTACGTGGCCCCCGTTTTCGAAGCTTTTACAGACATCGTCACATCTACCCCCTTCGACAAAGACACCTCCCTCGTAACCGGTCTCCTCTTCAACTCAACGTCAAAGGCATGGACGCTTACAAACTCAGCCGTGTATGCCAAGGCCGATACGAATCCAGCCGTTTTTAAAAACCTATCCGCCATTCCGAGTGTCTCCCATAAAAACCAGATCACGACATTGGCACAGTTTGCGGATGAGAAAGCAACTCCCCCCTT AAACTGGGTATTTTCAACAGCCACTTTTAAACCCTCGAGCCAGTTCATGGTTGAACTGTTTGATATTTTGAATACAACCTTGTATGGCTTCAATCCCGCCGGTGGAGTTGTATGGAGCGTTGCTCTTGAGCCGCTCGCTGGAGATATGCTCTCAACTGGGTCGACATTGGGCATGAAGGCCACTGAAAGAGGAT